Proteins encoded in a region of the Isosphaeraceae bacterium EP7 genome:
- a CDS encoding TerB N-terminal domain-containing protein: MSISLDPSRLLSGLTRHVPVSPPQILTWRGRGETIHVGRYAIRDPLVYTSGGRGKHDEASCIDLALKVGKPVVEPRGSLGYWPKYAHITADQRANYLQWLAGGRSGPLDDIGYAFLFFYGLERRLLVDGEDLSLVAKEAVRLLETYTFSGSFDGYLSRFLSYSLAKVDIGTLKEAWFRAVFERTRSRKDEQHLAVGLAWLFKQQRPLPSAWAFRLAKLDPRSPRSVVLDRLPDQFGFLFSKRYAEQFGDGLKLRVAKRDREVSYQLASPSLHEILGARRGLEPVRVPNVLGIQSQFAPLAKIWTACIEELKPLSRVMARGVEVATRAAYDALPEGLKSDPSIRIGCGGRRSPRVMQGRTGRSSSRSVRSRTSTGSSRGRG, translated from the coding sequence ATGTCGATCAGCCTCGACCCGTCGCGTCTCCTCTCGGGCCTGACTCGCCACGTCCCCGTTTCGCCCCCGCAGATCCTCACCTGGCGAGGCAGGGGAGAGACGATCCACGTCGGCCGTTACGCGATCCGAGATCCGCTCGTGTATACGTCCGGAGGCAGGGGGAAGCACGACGAAGCGTCCTGCATCGACCTTGCCCTGAAGGTCGGCAAGCCCGTGGTCGAGCCGCGGGGGAGCCTCGGATACTGGCCGAAATACGCCCACATCACCGCCGATCAGCGGGCCAATTACCTCCAGTGGCTCGCCGGCGGCAGGTCGGGGCCTCTCGACGACATCGGCTATGCATTCCTCTTCTTCTACGGCCTGGAGCGGCGATTGCTCGTCGACGGGGAGGACCTCAGCCTCGTCGCCAAGGAGGCCGTCCGATTGCTGGAGACCTACACATTCTCCGGGTCGTTCGACGGCTACCTGAGCCGCTTCCTCTCCTACTCGCTTGCCAAGGTCGACATCGGCACGCTCAAGGAGGCCTGGTTCCGGGCCGTGTTCGAGAGGACCCGATCCCGGAAGGACGAGCAGCACCTCGCGGTCGGGCTCGCCTGGCTGTTCAAGCAGCAGCGGCCGCTCCCCTCCGCCTGGGCCTTCCGGCTCGCCAAGCTCGACCCCCGGTCGCCGCGGAGCGTGGTCCTGGACCGACTGCCCGACCAGTTCGGCTTCCTCTTCAGCAAACGCTACGCCGAGCAGTTCGGCGACGGCCTGAAGCTGCGCGTCGCCAAGCGGGATCGCGAGGTCTCCTATCAACTGGCCAGCCCGTCCCTGCACGAGATCCTCGGCGCCCGCCGCGGCCTGGAGCCGGTCCGCGTGCCCAACGTCCTGGGGATCCAGAGCCAGTTCGCGCCGCTTGCGAAGATCTGGACGGCGTGCATCGAGGAGCTGAAGCCGCTGAGCCGGGTCATGGCGAGGGGAGTCGAGGTTGCGACTCGCGCCGCGTACGACGCCCTGCCGGAGGGCCTCAAGTCGGACCCGAGCATCCGGATAGGCTGCGGTGGGAGGCGATCGCCTCGAGTCATGCAGGGGAGGACGGGACGGTCATCGTCGAGGTCGGTCCGCTCGCGGACATCCACGGGATCGAGCCGCGGCCGAGGCTGA